The Pelodiscus sinensis isolate JC-2024 chromosome 26, ASM4963464v1, whole genome shotgun sequence genome contains a region encoding:
- the LOC102463935 gene encoding TLC domain-containing protein 5-like isoform X3, which translates to MLAHHTVSILGIAVSLSLGESAAEVNAVLFGSEITNPLLQARWFLRETGLYHSFTGDVVDFFFVALFTGVRIGVGAWLMYCELVSPTPRWFIKVGGVIMYVVSWVFMVSICRFARRKSMKKYHAWRSRRSEELYSEKNGHLKSH; encoded by the coding sequence ATGCTGGCCCATCACACGGTGAGCATCTTGGGAATCGCGGTGTCTCTGTCCCTGGGTGAGTCGGCCGCTGAAGTCAACGCCGTCCTCTTCGGCAGCGAGATCACCAACCCGTTGCTGCAGGCCCGCTGGTTCCTGCGGGAGACAGGACTGTACCACAGCTTCACGGGGGACGTGGTGGATTTCTTCTTCGTGGCCCTCTTCACGGGCGTGCGGATCGGGGTCGGGGCCTGGCTGATGTACTGCGAACTTGTGTCACCCACACCCAGGTGGTTCATCAAGGTGGGAGGAGTGATCATGTATGTGGTTTCCTGGGTTTTCATGGTCAGCATTTGCCGCTTTGCTAGGAGGAAAAGCATGAAGAAATACCATGCCTGGCGAAGCAGGAGGAGCGAGGAGCTGTACTCGGAAAAAAATGGTCATCTGAAGAGTCATTAA